Part of the Esox lucius isolate fEsoLuc1 chromosome 25, fEsoLuc1.pri, whole genome shotgun sequence genome, agaagggatgaatgttgttgcctaTGCTGGATTTGAAACAGGTTCTCCCATGAGACAGGCTGTGCTTTTAAACAACTACACCGGCAAAAATATGACAGATTTATATTACATAAAGATATTTAATAATGATAGAACACAGGTAAGACTACATGCCATAAAAAccctgaaataacacatatCAAACTAgtacaatgaaagaaaaataaaccagCAATGTTAATCTGTAATCTATCAGTGCAAAAAGATGCTCTATTAATTTACTCACATAAGAGTGTGATCAGAGCGATTAGCAGCATGTCCATCTTCAAGTGGGAGAGTGAAGAGTGTAAGTAGGGGGGCATTTCCACTCTAGAGTTAGACGGTCCACCTCTATGCAAAATGTCATGGTTTCACACCTCTGTTTAAAACTGTAAGTTAAAACTCAGCAGGATATTCACACCAGACCTGGGTTCATGTACTGTTGACGTTTTAAATACAGTCAGCATCGCCTCATGCCTGTTTTCTGCGCTGGTAGGATGCGTTTCAGGACCATACTCACAATCCTTTAAGCCCAAAAAGCTCCAGATGAAACACTTATATAGTATATACAGAGTTGGGCAGTAACGAATTACAAGTAATTACAAAACTAACTGTAATCAGTCACCTTACcagcaaaaatattgtaatcggattacagatacttttgaaaaaatgtatgattacttttggattatttcaattgaaaaagaataggtgcgcgaaataattatgacatgttgtatgtttgaatttattatttaatgttataaaaacattgttatttcaaccaaaacatttattggGCGCCTcagatgtgtgcgtgtgtgatcatcatgcgtgcgaaggtggacgcgcataaccagtttagtgacggaGGAAGCGCGCTTAAATTTCTCCAGTTTTGCTTGgctggatggctggtaaaaacagagtatatcttcgataatattaagcgagtcatataaaatgttatttagttatctactcgacgcataattctcagaacaatgataggcatacctggtgttatatctttttcaagttccaaggtttatttgtcaaatgcaccgaacaacacagccaggacgagttgcactgataacttttacaggaattgtttaatagattaggcaactatttgttagatagctgtaatggcgctgccttcaatatgaaacattacatggaatttaccacgacatttgaggagaaaaggtgtgtttggaagcactctgccaaaggatgattatttgcatttgacgcggccacatcaactcctatacaggtaggccatgtgattctgcttgctttgcatctctgaaaattgtgttcattggttaccATTGGCTGCTTACATTATTTACTTTAAGCTTAGAGTGCAGGTttttaatcacagtttatttctttaatttgcgttttgaaaatccatcaggcggccataataatcgcaggttacgtttgcgcgggtaaatcttatttctttGCGGGTGTTCACGTGCATTCGGTTACTGCTACAATTTGataatgttggttgtggagcaaatcatcagactgcTGCAGATATAGTTAATGCACCAAAAGCTatggatatcttaattttataTGTACAACAAAGTCAATTATTTTGAATAGTTCTTGAAACCAGGTTAATTTATCTCAGACATATTGAATCATAGTTGTGTTGAAAATGCTGAATGGTCTGGTTGAATTTCAGAGAACTTCAGGGAAGCTAGTATAACAACCACACATTCACAGCAAGGCATGCACagacctatacacacacacacacacaaacacacacaaagggagacaggcggacagacagacagctccaTTATAGGACATGGCTACTGTGTTAGTCTGTTGTCTCCTGAGGACATGTACCACTGTGTTAGTCTGTCTCCTGAGGACATGTACcactgtgttagtctgtgtctcCAGAGGAAATGTACcactgtgttagtctgtgtctcctgaggacatgtaccactgtgttagtctgtgtctcctgaggacatgtaccactgtgttagtctgtgtctcctgaggacatgtaccactgtgttagtctgtgtctcctgaggacatgtaccactgtgttagtctgtgtctcCTGAGGACATGTACCACTGTGTTAGTCTGTCTCCTGAAGACATGTACcactgtgttagtctgtgtctcCTGAGGACATGTACCACTGTGTTAGTCTGTCTCCTGAAGACATGTACcactgtgttagtctgtgtctcctgaggacatgtaccactgtgttagtctgtgtctcctgaggacatgtaccactgtgttagtctgtgtctcCTGAGGACATGTAACACTGTgattaaataataacaataatcactattttacacatttaaataaactAAAAAAGCTCTTGTGTTCATACAGTACACCGACACAACcttgaccagatggacaaggacagggacagcaatgggctccccaaaccaggtaatccgcaggtgtggaccaggacctcatctcctcctaaaattttaaactggaggaaactgagaaaagttagaagtgcattcctcatatcccccagcacaataatatagcagcgttcAAATATAGCGACTCATGACACCGGACATATtctgcatttttatttgttcgCCCAGTTGGTCAGTGATTTGCAGAGAAAACGCTCATCCAGTAATTTACTGTAATCTGCTTTACATTTCAAGGGTTCAGTTGAGACATTGTGTGGTAGTTTAGTGGATGGAAACACTTGTGGTTTCAGACCTGAAGGCCCCTTAACATGGCAGAATAACTAGAACACCAAAACCATGATGATGCTTTCATGCAGAACAACATGGACACATTTACCTccacatatacagtatagtgACTGATTCTGATTGTATTGTGACTGTACATAGTAGGATTCTGATTGTATTGTGACTGTACATAGTAGGATTCTGATTGTATTGTGACTGTACATAGTAGGATTCTGATTGTATTGTGACTGTACATAGTAGGATTCTGATTGTATTGTGACTGTACATAGTAGGATTCTGATTGTATTGTGACTGTACATAGTAGGATTCTGATTGTATTTGCTGTCTGCCTTGGCGTCCAGGGAGACCAAAGCACGatgttttgtgtatatttttaGGATGCTTCAAAAGGCCCTTGCAAATGTGTCATAAACATTATATAATCATGATTTGTTtcatgtttgataaaaaaaaaaaaaagcatcaaTTGTATCAGACCTCTGGTTTATGCATTCACTTTGGCCTCTGTCTAAAGACGACTTTCTCAGCAGGCAGAAATGACATCTAAATGAATACTTGAGGTCTTCCGGGTGTGTCTGAATGTTTTCCAGTGACATTACGTGACGTTTGTTTTAAAGATGTGCACCTCGACGCTAGACCTTCCCTGTCACGTCACAggacatgagtttctgagagaAAGACCACGAGCTGAAAATGTTCCACTCAATTGAACCAATCACTGCTCTGCTGCCCTTTAATGGTGAAGTCGATCTAGTCACTATCACGGAAATACACACCAGCGACTCTCTGACACCATTCAGACCCTGCTACTCTCTGACAACATCAGACCCTGCTACTCTCCGATAACATCAGAACCTGCTActcagacagatggacaggttGGGGGTTGCTCTCATCACAATCTCATGTGAGTAAActaatacagctccggaagaaattaagagaccattgcacctttttcattcctttccaaaaaagtcgaaaaggaaggttttgagtgaggaacagaagggtaaatattaagagaccactgcaaattgaacgctgctgttccacactcaaaactttcctttttaacttttttggaaaggaaagtaaaaggtgcagtggtctctgcattttttccagagctgcataGCCAAGAACGTTTATCGTAAACTGCAACAATTGAATCATATATAGTTGATTTTACCAGATTTACATTAACATGTACATCAGCATGAAAAAGCTCGTTCGTGAAGAGAAGTCTTCGTCAAGTCATATTAAGATGACTTCCATGTTATCTGTTCATTTTGGAGTTGAGTTTCATCTCAACAGGCATGTTTTGTTCAGTTTTAGGCCAACTTGTAGGTGCTGTTTCCTCCGGTCAAGATGGGATCTCTGAATTAGAGGTGGAGCTGATAGTCAGACCAGGAGACAATGTGACTCTTTACTGTGACTGCATGACATCCACTGGAGTAGATATTTTGTGGTATAGGAACTGCTCTCACAAGCACCAGCCTCCTCTTGTTATTTCATCTTACAGGGATCACCTAATACCTTTTGAtcaatattttctaaattttaTTCCTCGGTTTACCTTGTTGTGGAACCTCtctaacaacacctatgatCTACTGATTGAGAACATCACTGAATCTGACCTGGGACTCTACTATTGTGGGACTATGGAGACTAAGGTGAACATTGGAaaatctattgaaaaacaacGATTTTACAACTATGGAAATGTCACCACAAGGCTTTCATTTGGTAAGAACTTATTATTTTTCAAGCTGCATCTTATTTCTGTATCATGGGAATTGGTGTGAAAAGACAGTTGCTGTAAAGTGTCTTCAGTGATATGAAGGTAATTCTCCATTAAAACGgtcctgtgtgtttatgtccaGACATCAGTCCAACCAagccctcctcccctcctgaAGACTGTGGGGTGTGTTGGACTCTGATGTTCAGTCTGTGTCCTGTGTCTgcgctcctctcctctctcctctcctcctcctgtgtTTACTCCTTCTGCAGAAAAAGAAACGGTACAGCACCTCATGTTACTTTCAACCTTGTCCGCTCTTTCACTTTGTAATCTATGTAACATTTAATCCATTAGGTAGTACTTCATGTATTCATATTATTGACCTCAACCGTTAGTCAATGCTACTGTCAATATGAGGAACGTCTTATAGCCTAGCGtttttatattttgcattttttacTTAAAGGTTTGCATATTTTCTTGGTTTTATTGAGTTTTAATAATGCCAAATCTTTACAGCAACAATGGAGACAGCAGAGGTTCCTCTGAACAGGATCAACACCACAGGAAGTGGCAGCAGAGAGAAGGTACTGTGCCTGTTTCACTAAGGGTATTGTAGTTCTATTGGTGACCACCATTTTTTGTAGTCCACCTACTTTTGTAACCAGGTCTTATTCCAGTCAGTAGCATGTATACATTGTATACAAAAACATCTGTGATGATGTATTCAATATTTCTGGGGATTGATGATCAAAAATCTcccttgtctctgtctgtgtctgggtcattctctctgtgtctgtctctcaggaGGAACAAGACCTGTGTTACGCCTCACTGGATATCCGCCAGGGACAGAAGAGACCAAAGAAGAAGAAAGTGCAGAACTCTGACTTCAGTACTTATTCAACCATCAAATACCAGCAGAGTGTGACCTAAACCAGCCAACAATACAAGCAAAGTGTGACCTAAACCAGCCATCAATACCAGC contains:
- the LOC106024221 gene encoding uncharacterized protein LOC106024221; its protein translation is MDRLGVALITISFLGQLVGAVSSGQDGISELEVELIVRPGDNVTLYCDCMTSTGVDILWYRNCSHKHQPPLVISSYRDHLIPFDQYFLNFIPRFTLLWNLSNNTYDLLIENITESDLGLYYCGTMETKVNIGKSIEKQRFYNYGNVTTRLSFDISPTKPSSPPEDCGVCWTLMFSLCPVSALLSSLLSSSCVYSFCRKRNATMETAEVPLNRINTTGSGSREKEEQDLCYASLDIRQGQKRPKKKKVQNSDFSTYSTIKYQQSVT